In the Theobroma cacao cultivar B97-61/B2 chromosome 1, Criollo_cocoa_genome_V2, whole genome shotgun sequence genome, one interval contains:
- the LOC18611459 gene encoding uncharacterized protein LOC18611459, producing the protein MAVSFPGFPWWFWGGGSKEKQPVSNGSSLNSLNSSSSDWGLGLRESETVKFQTKITPKKGKGQWQSCEERRVVDKECDIVVVPSDGMHLSGYESDGPEWSIGWEEPHGPGFQGDGEDDGGFAVLVPCYRPGCKEIVEASNNQLLCAIRNLPNGLSSEGSNSMQQWFSSLQNF; encoded by the exons ATGGCAGTTTCCTTTCCTGGTTTTCCATGGTGGTTTTGGGGTGGTGGAAGTAAAGAGAAACAACCTGTTTCAAATGGGTCTTCTTTAAATTCTCtgaattcttcttcttctgatTGGGGCTTGGGGTTGAGAGAGTCTGAAACTGTTAAATTCCAGACAAAAATAACCCCAAAGAAGGGAAAGGGACAGTGGCAAAGTTGTGAAGAGAGGAGGGTGGTTGATAAAGAATGCGATATCGTGGTAGTTCCATCAGATGGCATGCATTTGTCTGGATATGAATCAGATGGTCCAGAATGGTCCATTGGGTGGGAAGAGCCCCACGGTCCTGGCTTTCAAGGTGATGGTGAAGATGATGGTGGGTTTGCTGTGCTGGTTCCTTGTTATAGACCTGGTTGCAAGGAAATCGTAGAGGCCTCTAATAACCAGCTCTTGTGTGCAATCAGGAACCTCCCTAATGGCTTATCTTCTG AGGGAAGCAACTCTATGCAGCAGTGGTTCTCTTCTCTTCAGAACTTCTGA
- the LOC18611461 gene encoding uncharacterized protein At4g38062 has translation MAMEKVYEELDEVKVENEKLRADFKSKAALCEHLKKIQNEQVMKIQEGSSKIEKQAQELLEKEEEISVVKQANEDLKSSLNEKESIIKQLTAANAKLRVERDEKNQNWEQENRRLVLALDEANEKNIDQEQKINVLKAEIEGLKAHLSVSQKKRSEAEKKAKNPKELRERDDLLVKVEEGKRKVEDQLKWKKEQFKHLEEAHDKLRDQLKVSKKEWEQEKSTLLDEICSLQTRLDSQIRITGDLQNRLQMCNQALAHEETRRKYLEVEISEFKTRFENIFAECQDAKSQLDCLNSQRDNEVATLRHLLGTKESFYKEMEYRAGKLEQENQELMTSVRELREARFQEAGSSSSLSKLKNKLKSVEQMHKECSANLRAKEAEWNSQREEMTKKLNGYSSQLERKDAAFKVLEMELEGYLSSAVQLKLQNEEISVMLLLMKSGMSEAQLKLANVEAELGLYEKERVENLSILRQQLEIKNTALANAQRDIAEEGERTAILTRRVDTLEQLEDKHQLMQKELNRCKEMLEESSRCQLRLKEQALQVDNDSKGKIREVCDALDVANSELAEEQEKVASLLRKVESLDIIEGQRLLMQKELERYKEKLEEASRCQIHLEKQALQMESESREKLQEVCDALEAAKSELTEERERAASLMKRVESLDQIEEQWLQTQKELERYKDLLEETSRSQRQLEEQAVHMKNEYEEKLREVCDALETANFELAEERERTAYLKKRIESSDHLEEQWALRQKELDRYKEMFEESSKCQIQLEKQMSQIESDSERKLAEVCNALDKANSELVEKICERHEIEFESWIWKTIAERLKADLEESQELRKKLESSLLAQVEVGETIKQDLIRITEEKEGRIVNLQQQIVSLEQELKTRELEAVSSAEESILQITREQDKILEDLQKEIGLLEEESLRREMEGAAFAHIGAERKFEHEKENLLRLVEEKDQRIDGLMQAVRSMEEDFNSSLNSFSSELAEKQAQINLVHEAYEKIARAEILAKLEIEEKKLMIVELEDDIHIVQEKLLSQEKSLSDSKQLALNVEAELEAKRLQMKNLADQMEARLKTSEALVEEFKSEKTNLLEDIMKLSMERESLFGFIGGLGDKISEFSSEDAQLMGILGRIVQSFDNNTSGLKGGDELFDSLKENKNSPVPSPATKKPDSAIEERSPFRQLN, from the coding sequence ATGGCAATGGAGAAGGTTTATGAAGAGCTAGATGAAGTCAAAGTTGAGAATGAGAAGCTAAGGGCAGATTTCAAAAGCAAAGCAGCATTATGTGAGCATTTGAAAAAAATCCAGAATGAGCAGGTAATGAAAATCCAAGAAGGGAGTTCAAAAATCGAGAAGCAGGCTCAAGAACttcttgaaaaagaagaagaaatctCGGTGGTGAAGCAAGCGAATGAAGATCTTAAATCCAGtctgaatgaaaaagaatctATCATCAAGCAATTGACTGCTGCTAATGCTAAGCTCAGAGTTGAGCGTGATGAGAAGAATCAAAACTGGGAGCAGGAGAATAGAAGGTTGGTATTGGCTTTAGATGAGGCAAATGAGAAGAATATAgatcaagaacaaaaaattaatgtgcTTAAGGCGGAGATTGAAGGTCTGAAAGCACACCTGTCAGTTTCACAGAAGAAGCGCTCCGAAGCAGAGAAAAAGGCCAAAAACCCAAAAGAGCTGAGAGAAAGAGATGATCTGTTGGTCAAGGTAGAGGAAGGCAAGAGGAAGGTTGAAGATCAGCTAAAATGGAAGAAGGAGCAGTTCAAACACCTAGAAGAAGCCCACGACAAGCTTCGAGATCAGCTCAAGGTGAGTAAGAAAGAGTGGGAGcaagaaaaatcaacattGCTTGATGAGATTTGTTCGCTGCAGACAAGATTAGATTCTCAGATCCGAATTACAGGAGATCTTCAAAACCGGTTACAAATGTGCAACCAAGCCTTGGCTCATGAAGAAACACGAAGAAAGTACCTGGAAGTTGAAATTTCAGAGTTCAAAACAcgctttgaaaatatttttgctGAATGCCAGGATGCAAAGTCACAACTGGACTGCTTGAATTCCCAGAGGGATAATGAAGTTGCAACTCTGAGACATCTATTGGGCACAAAGGAATCATTTTACAAGGAAATGGAGTATCGAGCAGGAAAACTGgagcaagaaaatcaagagTTGATGACATCCGTCAGAGAACTCCGGGAAGCCCGATTTCAGGAAGCTGGAagttcttcttctctttcaaaaCTGAAAAACAAGCTCAAAAGTGTGGAGCAGATGCACAAGGAGTGTTCAGCAAATCTTAGGGCTAAAGAAGCTGAATGGAACTCTCAGCGGGAGGAAATGACCAAGAAATTAAATGGCTACAGTTCTCAGTTGGAGAGAAAAGATGCCGCTTTCAAAGTGCTTGAAATGGAACTTGAAGGTTACCTTTCTTCAGCTGTGCAGTTGAAATTGCAGAATGAAGAGATTTCTGTGATGTTACTACTGATGAAGTCAGGAATGTCTGAGGCCCAATTGAAACTTGCAAATGTTGAGGCTGAGCTGGGCCTCTATGAGAAAGAGAGGGTAGAGAATCTTTCTATTCTGAGGCAGCAGCTGGAGATCAAAAATACTGCTCTGGCTAATGCTCAGAGAGACATTGCAGAAGAAGGTGAGAGGACAGCAATTTTAACCAGGAGGGTTGATACCTTAGAACAACTTGAGGATAAGCATCAGCTGATGCAGAAAGAGCTCAACAGATGTAAAGAAATGCTGGAGGAATCATCCAGGTGTCAACTTCGGTTGAAAGAGCAAGCTTTGCAGGTGGACAatgattcaaaaggaaaaattagaGAAGTCTGTGATGCTTTAGATGTGGCAAATTCTGAACTGGCTGAAGAACAGGAGAAGGTAGCATCTTTGTTAAGGAAAGTTGAGTCCTTGGATATTATTGAAGGACAGCGGCTCCTGATGCAGAAAGAGCTTGAGAGGTATAAAGAAAAGCTTGAGGAAGCATCTAGGTGTCAAATACACTTGGAAAAGCAAGCTTTGCAGATGGAAAGTGAATCCAGAGAGAAACTTCAGGAAGTTTGTGATGCTTTAGAAGCAGCAAAATCTGAATTAACAGAAGAACGAGAAAGAGCAGCTTCATTGATGAAGAGGGTTGAGTCTTTGGATCAAATTGAAGAGCAGTGGCTCCAGACACAGAAAGAGCTTGAGAGGTATAAGGATTTGCTTGAGGAAACATCTAGGAGTCAACGTCAGTTGGAAGAGCAAGCGGTGCatatgaaaaatgaatatGAAGAGAAACTTCGAGAAGTTTGTGATGCTTTAGAAACTGCAAACTTTGAATTGGCTGAAGAACGTGAGAGGACAGCTTATTTAAAGAAGAGGATTGAATCTTCAGATCACTTAGAAGAGCAGTGGGCCCTGAGGCAGAAAGAACTTGACAGGTACAAGGAAATGTTTGAGGAGTCATCTAAGTGCCAAATTCAATTAGAAAAGCAAATGTCGCAGATCGAAAGTGACTCAGAAAGGAAACTAGCAGAAGTTTGCAATGCTTTGGACAAAGCAAATTCTGAATTGGTTGAGAAAATTTGTGAAAgacatgaaattgaatttgaATCGTGGATATGGAAAACTATTGCTGAGCGGTTAAAAGCTGACCTTGAAGAAAGCCAGGAACTGCGTAAAAAGTTAGAATCGTCTCTTCTTGCGCAAGTGGAGGTTGGAGAAACTATCAAGCAAGACCTTATCCGTATAACAGAAGAGAAGGAAGGGAGAATAGTTAATCTCCAGCAGCAGATAGTGTCACTAGAGCAAGAGCTCAAAACAAGAGAATTAGAAGCAGTGAGTTCTGCAGAGGAGAGCATTCTTCAAATTACAAGAGAACAGGACAAGATCTTAGAGGATCTCCAGAAAGAGATTGGGTTGCTGGAAGAAGAATCACTTAGAAGGGAAATGGAAGGTGCTGCATTTGCACATATAGGCGCAGAGAGAAAATTTGAGCATGAGAAGGAAAATCTTTTGCGGCTTGTAGAAGAGAAAGATCAGAGAATAGATGGTCTCATGCAGGCTGTCAGGTCAATGGAAGAAGATTTTAATAGCTCattgaattccttttcctCAGAGCTCGCTGAGAAGCAGGCACAGATTAATTTGGTCCACGAAGCTTATGAAAAAATTGCCAGAGCTGAGATTCTGGCTAAGCTagaaattgaagagaaaaaattaatgattGTGGAGTTGGAGGATGACATTCATATTGTACAGGAGAAATTGTTATCGCAAGAAAAATCCCTGTCTGATTCAAAACAGCTAGCATTAAATGTTGAAGCTGAATTGGAAGCAAAGCGTCTGCAAATGAAGAACTTGGCTGATCAGATGGAGGCAAGGCTGAAAACATCAGAGGCTTTGGTTGAGGAGTTTAAGAGTGAAAAGACAAATTTGCTCGAAGACATCATGAAGTTGTCAATGGAGAGGGAAAGTTTGTTCGGATTCATTGGGGGCCTAGGTGACAAGATCAGTGAGTTCTCCAGTGAAGACGCACAGCTGATGGGAATCTTGGGAAGGATAGTGCAGTCTTTTGACAATAACACTTCAGGCTTGAAAGGTGGTGATGAACTTTTTGACTCTCTAAAAGAGAACAAGAATAGTCCTGTTCCTTCTCCGGCAACCAAGAAACCTGATTCCGCCATTGAAGAAAGATCACCATTTAGACAGCTCAACTAA
- the LOC18611460 gene encoding magnesium-dependent phosphatase 1, giving the protein MGGEEKAKKEALEIISQFQKLPRLVVFDLDYTLWPFYCECCDEDETPYLYQHAKAILLALKEKGIDIAIASRSPTPQIAKTFLDKLGIRSMFVAEEIFSSWTHKTEHFQKIHRRTGVPFSSMLFFDDEDRNIEAVSKMGVTSIYVGNGVNFRALRQGLSEFLQKSEPSSGSRRE; this is encoded by the exons ATGGGAGGGGAGGAGAAAGCGAAGAAGGAAGCGCTGGAGATTATCAGCCAATTCCAGAAGCTGCCTCGTTTGGTCGTATTCGATCTCGATTATACTCTCTGGCCTTTTTATTG TGAGTGCTGCGATGAGGATGAAACGCCGTATCTATATCAGCATGCTAAAGCCATATTACTTGCCCTGAAGGAGAAGGGAATTGATATTGCTATAGCTTCTAGATCACCAACTCCCCAAATTGCCAAAACTTTCCTCGATAAACTAGGAATCCGGTCCATGTTTGTCGCTGAG GAGATATTCTCGAGTTGGACACATAAAACCGAGCATTTTCAGAAAATTCATAGGAGGACTGGTGTACCATTTAGTTCAATGCTGTTCTTTGATGATGAGGATAGGAACATAGAAGCG GTATCAAAAATGGGAGTCACTAGCATCTATGTTGGCAATGGAGTAAACTTCAGAGCTCTAAGGCAGGGATTGTCAGAATTTTTGCAGAAATCTGAACCATCTAGTGGGAGCAGGCGTGAGTAA